ATTTCTTGTTCACGCTTGGTAAGGCTAGTGAAACTTGTTTTTGATAAAAAGCCAGATATTTTTGGCTGAACTGACCTATGAGCCGTAAGACGCGTTGACAGATGAGTGCATATTGCATTAAAGTCCATTAGGTCATCTACAGTAAATGCTGAGATCTTCTTTCCACGCGCCAAATTAAGCGTTCCGATAAGACGACCATTCCCTATAATGGGGCCAGTCATGATATGTTCCTGGTCATATCGTGAGCTAACGTGCCGATACAACGAGCTTTGCTTCCAGCATCTTTCTGTTAAAATAAATTGCTCATGTATTGGAACATGCCGCTCAATCACAAAGTTTAGGATTGAATCCATACTACGACCAATTTGCTCATAATAATCAATAAAAGAATCAGGCAAACCCTTAATATATGCTTGGATTGGGACATAGTTTTCATCTAATAGATAGAAGCCACAATGTTTTGCTCCGAAGTATTCATCTGCAAAGTCCATAAAAATTAGTCGTAGCTCTTCTTCATTAGAGGAGTGTAAAAAAGCTTGAAAAATTTTATTGAGATTATTATTCATCAACGACTCCAGACAGTTTTCGAGATCTAACGACAGAATGAGGGCTTCAGTCATCTTCTGCCAGGGGATAGGAACGAGATATCAAGGGGTTCAGCGCCCCTTCAGACAATTGTCCGGACTGTTGATTCATGTTAGGGAATTCCCAAAAATAAAAACGCTCAAATAAGATAGTAAACTAAATATTGTGCTCGCAGAAAATAAAAGACTAATAAGCTGTCGCGCATCTAAAATGCATTAACAGCGTTTCCCTTATTCTTGAGCTTGCGGTCCCACTTTATAATCAACTCTCCCTCATTGAGTAGCTTATTTACCAGAGCCTCAAGCTCTTCTATGGACTTAAACAGACGACCAGAAATATATTCCTTTGCCGAATGCCAAACTAATTCTATGAGGTTATAGTCCGGACTGTATTCGGGTAGAAACTCTAACACCAAATTAGACATCTCTAATTTTATCTTTTCAATAAATTCCTCCTTTTCATGAATACTGGCATTATCCAGAATGATGACTATCTTAGGACTCTCCTTCTCGAAATCAGCAATCTCTCTACCCTCACTCACCCACTCATACTTGACTTCTTCATAAAATCCCTTAAGAACTTTGTAGAAATTCTCTCCTGTCCCCTTTGCCAGAAAGTCAACCAGTCGCTTCTTGTCTGAAAAGCGGACTCCTCCCATCACACTTACCCTACCCTTTCTGCGGATCCCTGAAACCTTTTTGCGACTTCCTTTTTTGGTCCAAAGTTTTCGACGAATTACTCTTAAACTAAAGCCACACTCATCCCAAAACCATACCTGCAGCCTATCTGGCGTCTCTTTTGTAATTCTTAAATATTCATCTAACTTAGCCTTAAATAGTTTGCGCTTCTCTGGATCTTGCTTATCCTCTAAGCTATACTTAGCCCAGAGGAAAACGTACTGTACTTTTTTGACTTTAGTATTCTCCTGATCTGGCTTCCACTTAAGCGAATCCCTGTTTCTTGTTCCAGATAAACCGATAAGCGTGCAGCCGTCCATCTCCCAAATTCATATCCCAACCCTTGCGGATCTTTTTCGATAACCTCTAGCAATAAGTCAACGTATTGATCCGTTGCCTTATGAAAGTTTCCTTTCATCCTCTCATCGATCAGGCTATCTAGATTGCTTGGGTCGCCATGCGTACACCAATAGGCTACTTTTCTTAGAGAACAACCAAGAAAATCAGCAATCTCTTGTTGCGTTTTGCCATCATTGCGTAGTAGAAGAATTAAAATCCTCTCGCGAATATCAGGATGCTCATGGGACTTGAGCTGCTTTTGTAACTCTTGCTTCTCTTCTGGCGTTAAGTAGTTCTTGATTGGCATAGCTAACCTACTTGAATCATACCTTATGATACGTAATTTAGATGATGCCTAACAGCTTATCTACGATGCGCCCACCTATAAAGAGGCCCAGCAGCGCAAAAAAGCCTTTGTTGATAAGTGGCAGGAACTGGAACCCGATGCCATCCATGCCTTCCAGTGGGGACTCCAGCGAACCTTTACTTTCTATCAACTCGACGAGTCTTGGCATCGCTGGGTTCGCACGACCAATGCCCTCGAACGATTTTTTCGAGAATTTCGAGCCAAGGCAGATGAAATTGGAGCCTTCCCCAATGAGCACAGTTGTTTGACTTTGTTCTTTTTGGTGGTTCAGCTAGACCACGCTAAACATGACCGACCCGCTGTGGCGAATAAATCGAGACACTAACGGACAAGGAGGTCAACGTATGGCAGAAAGAGAGTTGGGATTGACGTGAAAACATTCTAGATGATCTTTCTACTGTCATCAATTTCGCTCAAACTATGACCTGGAGCTGGTTGACTGACAATAGTTGATGGTCGAACGCCTGAAACGCTTGTGAGACAGAGCTTTGAGGGACATGGGAAAACTGAGTGGGAGTTGGCATTCTAAGATTAGATACCACTCACAATCCTGAATGCTGTGAAAAAACCTCCCGCCTCTACCATGCCTTGAAATCCTGGATGGGTCAATCCAATGCATGGGCTCACCTGACCCATCTGACCACGTGTCTCTGGATGGTGGTCGCTCTGAGTCAGACCGGGGAGGTGAACTTAACCCGTTGGCTACCCTATATCCCGTGCCGAGGGTGGCAGGCGCAAAGTAAACAGCGACGGCTCAGTCGGTGGTTGCATAACTGTCGCCTCAATGTTCAGCGGTTTTACAAACCGCTGATTCAAGCTGCCTTAGCCGACTGGCAAGAGGACGTACTCTATTTGAGCTTAGACACCTCGATGTTTTGGGACCAGTCCTGTTTGCTCCGTCTGGCGGTGGTGCATCGGGGACGGGCGTTGCCAGTGGTCTGGCGGGTCCTCGAACGGCAAAGTGCCTCCGTTTCATTCCACGAGTATCGCGAGATGCTCTACCAGGCGGTGAACCGCTTACCCAAGGGCGTCAAGTGGTGGTGCTGGCGGATCGAGGCTGTGTGCATACTGACTGCATGCGAGCGATGAGCACCCAACTCGGCTGGCACTACCGCATACGCCTCAAACGAGCACCTGGATTTGGCGAGTAGGCAAAGGCTGGCGGCCGTTGAAGGACTTTCGCCTGAATCGGGGCGAAGCGCTTTGCTTTCACAACGTCAAACTCCATAAAAGTCAGTGGTTTGGCCCGGTTCATGTGGCCTTTGGTCGCAACAACGTCAACGGTGAGTTTTGGGCCATCGTCAGCGATGAACCGACCTCTCTGAAGACCTTCGAGGAATACGGCTTGAGGTTTGATATTGAGGAGACTTTCCTGGATGAGCAGTCCAATGGCTGGAATGTACAGCAATCAGAACTTCGCTCCGTCTGTGCCCTCTCTCGCCTCTGGTTTATCCTGGCGGTCGCGACTCTCTAGGTCTCTGCTCAAGGGGTTGAGGTGGTCAAATCGGGCAAACGAGGTTGGGTCGACCCCCACTGGTTGCGGGGCAACAGCTATTTCCGCATCGGTTGGGATTGGGTTAAAACGGCTTTGGAGACGGGTTGGCGGCTCATTCGACGGGTGCACTTTACCAGCAACCGAGATCCGCAACCGGCTATGGCCTCCCGAAAGCAATAAGTAGGGCAGGTATAAAAAGCCGATGTTTGTGACAATAGATTAAGCAGCTTTAACATCTACGCAGCTTTAACATCTACATAGTGAGTGGAGTGGCCATTTTTCTCCCCCCTGTCTTCTAAGCCAATAACAACGTTGTACGCCAGTTCTGCTTCACACTCAAACATCTGTCCAACCAGTTCATCGCGCTTGAGGTGCTGCCATTCCCCTTCAATGGGATTCATCTCTGAGCAATACGAGGGCAAGAAAAAGATATAGAGTCCCTGAGCTTCCCATTCAGCCCAGTGCTGTCGGGTCACCTGACTGGTGTGAATGGAGCCATTATCTTGCACAATCACGCGAATACGCCCGGTCTTGTCATACTCCGTCGCCGCATCTTTAGCCTGACCGGTGAGCATCGCGATATAGTCCTCACTCTTGAAGGAGCCAAACACGAGCCCATAAATAAAGGTGATAAAGGGCTGCCATAGCCCCAAAATACTCAGCCGTCGTCCCCGCTTTTTCCTCTGTTCCTGGCGGTTTTGCTGACCGCGAAAATAGTAGCTGTAGCTGACGGGGCTCCACTGGCAGCAGCCTGACTCATCCAGATAGAACAAGTCAATGTCACCTGCTGCGGCAGCCAACTCCAGCATATCCAAGTCGGCTTGCTTGAGCGCTCGTTGGAGCGGGTCCTGACGCTCACGATGACTGTGGCGAGTGCGCTTCCAGATCACCCCCTTTTTTTGAGCACCTGCCGTAGATAGTCAGGACTCAGATGAATGCGGCGCTCTTGTTCTAATTTTTCGGCCAATTGTGGACTCGTATACGTGCGTTCGTCCACTTGCAAGACTTGCTCGATGTACACCATGTCTGCCTCTTGCCATCGGCGACGTTTTCCCCGACCGGGGGCTTCCCATAACCCACCTAATCCACCTGCCTGCCAGCGGTGTAGCGTTTTGCGAACCATCTCCACGTGCCAATTGAAAAAGGCTGCAATCATCTCAACATAGTCTCCCCGAGCATTCATGCGCATCACTTGGGCTCGGTCTTTGACCCGTTGAGGGACAGTCGTCGCTCGTTGCAGTTCTCGCAAGGTGCGATCTTCCTCGGGTGTCAGAAAGACCCGTAGTTGCATTCCCATGACGCCCCCACCTGTCAAGCTACAAGTTGCAAACCTAAGCATACCTCGATGTTTTTAGCACGGGCTACTTATCAGAAACGCGCCTATCAATTGGAGTTCACAATACGGACGTATGAGTATGTGCCGGACTAGTTTTGTCAGTCAACCAGGACCTGGAGTCATATTAGATTGATTCAATCTATCTATTGTACACTTTTGGGTACTATACAAGATTTGTACATGGTTATTAGTATAAGAAGGTAATTAATTGTTCTTCTACTTTGCAGCAAAAAGCTCTTTTAGCTTTTTAAACCGATTGACTACTTACGTTCACTGCTGTTTGCATTTACATAAGAGGCAAGCTGTATTTATCTGTTTTTTGAAATTTTGTTACTTGAGTAGAATTGAGAATTATCGTAATAGTATTTTGAGCTAAACAATTTTTAGTGTCGTTTTTTGTAATATGTGATTGGAAAAGAATATGAGCCAAATAAAAAAACTAAATCGATATAAGCAGAAGGTAGCATTGGGATTTGATCTAGCAGCTGCTGACTATGAGTCTCATTCCTTACGATATCTGCCAGACTGTGCAAACCATTTAGTTAAATTGGCAAAAATGCAAAGCGGGCAAAAGATTTTGGATGTTGCAACTGGTACAGGCTTTGCGGCCCTTGCTGCGGCAAAATCTGTTGGGTCTACAGGTAATGTAATAGGGATTGACATTGCTAAAAATATGCTGGAAAAGTCGCAAGAAAATATAGAAGCTATGGGCTTTAAAAATGTAGAAATGCATGTGGGAGATGCTGAATCCCTAAATTTTAAAAATAATGAATTTGACGGGGTAATCTGCGCTTCTGGTATTTTTTTTCTTTCTGATGTAGTTGCTGCACTCCAAGAATGGAGACGGGTCACTAAAGAAGGAGGGTTTGTATCTTTTTCGAGTTTCGATCAAATAGCCTTTAAGCCCATGTTAGAACTGTTATTAACACGCCTTCAAAAACACTGTGTTTCAATGACAATGCCAGTTCCTGCCAAACAGATTGATTCAACTGAGAAGTGTTATGACTCACTAAACAGTGCAGGGTTTGAAAAGATTGAAATACAAACTCAACAGCTTGGCTATTATCTCAATAACGTATATGAGTGGTGGAACATAGTGTGGAACAGCGGTTTTAGATTCTATGTTTCACAACTGCCACCTGAAAATCTAGAGTTATTTAAAAAAGAACACCTTGCAGAAATAGAAACTTATACCACAAAGCAAGGGATTTGGTTTGATGTTGAGACCATATTTGCTAAGGGTTTTAAAGAGACAGTATAGCAATCATACAGAAAACCGTTCTCTAATTTTGTTTTGTTGTTTATTATCGATGTAAAAATTTAATACTGAAAATTAGGATCAATTAACTGATTTAGCTTATTCTGAAGCTTTTAAATTTTGGACATACAACATACGAAGAACCGACGAAGTTCTGACTTTTAAAAACTTTCAACGAAACAGATGTATAATAGTTTGCACCAGCTTCGCGAAAAAATTTTGCACTCTACTTGCAAAATAGGAGTTGTTGGTCTGGGATATGTTGGATTACCATTTGCTGTTGAAAAAGCAAAAGTAGGGTTTTCGGTGATTGGGGTGGACCGAAATTCAAAACGGGTAGCATGGGTCAACCAAGCCCATAACTACATTAAAGATGTCAAAGACTATGAATTAAAGCGCGTTGTAGAAAGTGGCTATTTTAAAGCAGAGGAAAGCTTTGGGCGTTTGTCTGAAATGGATGTCATCGTTATTTGTGTGCCGACCCCTCTTACTGAAGATTTAACCCCAGATATCAGCTATATCGAGGAAGTTACTCAAGAAATTGCCAAGCGATTGCGTCCTGGACAACTTATTTCCTTAGAATCAACTACTTATCCTGGCACAACAGATGAAGTAATATGCCCTATTCTTGAGCGCTGTAGTGGGCTTAAGCGAGGGAAAGATTTCTTCTTAGCCTATTCTCCCGAAAGAATCGATCCAGGTAATCAGCGCTACACAACAAAAAACATCAATAAAGTGGTAAGTGCTTCTGATGTTCACTCTCTAGAAGTTGCAACATTGTTCTACCAACAAACTATCGAAACTATTACCACCATCAGCAGTTCCAAAGTAGCAGAACTTTCGAAAATTTTCGAAAACACCTTTCGAGCAGTAAATATTGCTCTGGTGAATGAACTTGCTATGCTATGTGATCGTTTAGATATTAATGTCTGGGAAGTGATAGATACCGCCAACACAAAACCATTTGGAATTATGCCTTTCTATCCGGGTCCTGGGGTAGGTGGTCACTGCATTCCAATTGATCCCCATTATTTAAAATGGAAAGCTAAAGATGTCAACTTCAATGCCCGCTTCATTAACTTCGCCAGCGAAATTAATCGTCAGATGCCTTCTTTTGTCAAAAATAAGGCATTTTCAATCCTTGATCGATTAGGAATAGCACCTTCCGTGTCCCGCTGTTTTATTTTGGGGGTGACCTACAAAAAAGACCTGCCTGACTTGAGGGAATCTCCCGCGATTTCAATCATCAAATTACTTCTAGAAGAGAAGGTTGTGGTGTCTTACTATGACCCATATATTCCTAAATTAGAAGTTGGAGAACATTCCTTCAAAAGCACTTCTTTGACGGCAGAAAACCTCTCCTTTATGAATCTGGTCATCATCACCACTGACCATAGCCAGGTGGACTATGAAGCAGTGGTAACCCATGCCCCTTATGTACTAGACACACGAGGGATAACTCGTCATCTAAATTGCGCTGGCGAGAAGGTAACAATGTTATGAAACCAATCGTTTCTACTATGAATAGAGCTGTTAACCTCATGGATTTTGAGTCCATTGCACGAGAATGTTTATCGCAGCCTATCTGGAATTACTTCGCCAGCGGCGCTAACGACGAAATCACACTGCGTAACAACCGTGAGGCATTTT
This portion of the Halomicronema hongdechloris C2206 genome encodes:
- a CDS encoding helix-turn-helix transcriptional regulator codes for the protein MNNNLNKIFQAFLHSSNEEELRLIFMDFADEYFGAKHCGFYLLDENYVPIQAYIKGLPDSFIDYYEQIGRSMDSILNFVIERHVPIHEQFILTERCWKQSSLYRHVSSRYDQEHIMTGPIIGNGRLIGTLNLARGKKISAFTVDDLMDFNAICTHLSTRLTAHRSVQPKISGFLSKTSFTSLTKREQEIATFVAKGLTNTEIGTKLWISENGVKQALKRIFRKLDVSSRTELIAKLFLRT
- a CDS encoding transposase, coding for MYDAPTYKEAQQRKKAFVDKWQELEPDAIHAFQWGLQRTFTFYQLDESWHRWVRTTNALERFFREFRAKADEIGAFPNEHSCLTLFFLVVQLDHAKHDRPAVANKSRH
- a CDS encoding class I SAM-dependent methyltransferase, producing the protein MSQIKKLNRYKQKVALGFDLAAADYESHSLRYLPDCANHLVKLAKMQSGQKILDVATGTGFAALAAAKSVGSTGNVIGIDIAKNMLEKSQENIEAMGFKNVEMHVGDAESLNFKNNEFDGVICASGIFFLSDVVAALQEWRRVTKEGGFVSFSSFDQIAFKPMLELLLTRLQKHCVSMTMPVPAKQIDSTEKCYDSLNSAGFEKIEIQTQQLGYYLNNVYEWWNIVWNSGFRFYVSQLPPENLELFKKEHLAEIETYTTKQGIWFDVETIFAKGFKETV
- a CDS encoding nucleotide sugar dehydrogenase, with amino-acid sequence MYNSLHQLREKILHSTCKIGVVGLGYVGLPFAVEKAKVGFSVIGVDRNSKRVAWVNQAHNYIKDVKDYELKRVVESGYFKAEESFGRLSEMDVIVICVPTPLTEDLTPDISYIEEVTQEIAKRLRPGQLISLESTTYPGTTDEVICPILERCSGLKRGKDFFLAYSPERIDPGNQRYTTKNINKVVSASDVHSLEVATLFYQQTIETITTISSSKVAELSKIFENTFRAVNIALVNELAMLCDRLDINVWEVIDTANTKPFGIMPFYPGPGVGGHCIPIDPHYLKWKAKDVNFNARFINFASEINRQMPSFVKNKAFSILDRLGIAPSVSRCFILGVTYKKDLPDLRESPAISIIKLLLEEKVVVSYYDPYIPKLEVGEHSFKSTSLTAENLSFMNLVIITTDHSQVDYEAVVTHAPYVLDTRGITRHLNCAGEKVTML